The Thermoanaerobaculia bacterium genome window below encodes:
- a CDS encoding ATP-binding cassette domain-containing protein: protein DEEIHRAGAIARVDEFADKFPDGWNTIVGERGVKLSGGQRQRISIARAILADPRILILDEATSSLDSESEALIQEGLSYLMRGRTTFVIAHRLSTIRRADQILVVEGGEIIERGSHDELYAARGRYHDLYTRQHGRQMNLFLAPGEGDTIDEAEGTGERKVAMPNAADLVRGNV, encoded by the coding sequence CGACGAGGAGATCCATCGGGCCGGCGCGATCGCGCGCGTCGACGAGTTCGCCGACAAGTTCCCGGACGGCTGGAACACGATCGTCGGAGAACGCGGCGTGAAGCTCTCCGGCGGCCAGCGCCAGCGGATCTCGATCGCCCGGGCGATCCTCGCCGATCCGCGGATCCTGATCCTCGACGAGGCCACGTCGTCGCTCGATTCCGAATCGGAGGCCCTCATTCAGGAAGGGCTCTCGTACCTGATGCGCGGGCGCACCACGTTCGTGATCGCCCATCGCCTCAGCACGATCCGGCGCGCCGACCAGATCCTCGTCGTCGAGGGAGGAGAGATCATCGAGCGCGGCTCGCACGACGAGCTCTATGCCGCCCGCGGCCGATACCACGACCTCTACACGCGCCAGCACGGCCGCCAGATGAACCTCTTCCTGGCGCCGGGCGAAGGGGACACGATCGACGAAGCGGAGGGAACGGGGGAACGGAAAGTCGCGATGCCGAACGCGGCGGATCTGGTGAGGGGGAACGTTTAG